In Spirochaetaceae bacterium, the genomic stretch TCGCCTTGGCGACCAGGACGCCACCTGGTTTCAGCACGCGGTACGCCTCGCGCAGTGCCGCCAGCCGCTGCGCGTGGTCGGTAAGGTGGTAGAGCGGCCCCATCAGCAGCACGGCATCGGCGCTCGCCGGACCGTAGCGCAGCGAACGCGCATCGCCCACGGCGGCGCTCGCCAGCGGACAGCCCGGCTGTGCCGCCGACGCAGCACTCGCCTGCTCGACGAGCTTCGGTACCGGGTCGACAAGGTGGACCTGGTATCCCTCGACAGCGAGCCAGCATGCGTAGCGGCCGGGGCCGCCCCCGACATCCAGGATCACTCCCGGCGGCGGCGGCAGGAAGCGCTCGATCAGATCCTGCATGCGGGCAAACTCCAGCGCCCCGGAACCGCGCCCGAGCCGCCCCTGTTCGTCGTAGCGCTCGTAATACGAGAGGACGTCGCGCTCAACCGGCACCGCACTCATTTCTATGTGCCGACCAGCGCCTCAAGAGGAACAGTCGGCCCCAGAAAGGCTGATACCGTAATCCCGCGGTGAGGCTTCGTCCAAACGGGCTGTCCCGGCCTCGCCTTCACAGACTGTTTGTCGAATCGCTGTTGCCCCTTCTCGCCGATCACCGCGTAGCGCACATCGACATCTGGCGGAGTAACATCCTCGAAGTGGACGCAGCAAACCGAGCGCAGGTATTCCAGGAACGGCAAAGACCGCCGCAGTTGCTCAAGTGGCTTGGGAGCACCCTCGTCCAAGGACTTTTTCAACTCGAGGAATGTGGCATGGTAGGTGGTTCCCTTGTGAATCACCATGAGGTAGTCACACTTCTGGTTCCAATCGCCCCGGCGCAACCCGGAAAGGTCACCGATCCTGTCGATGCGAATCGTCGTGGCGCGCCATTTCACACCCGTTACGTCGATCGACATGTTCGCTTTGCGCTCGCGTATGGTTACGCGGTCCGATGCAACCCTTCGTAGTCGATCGGCGCGAAGGACCGCCTCCAATTGATCGTTCAGGCTGTAACTCACTCTCCCTCGGTCTCGAGAATCCGCGATGAGATCTCGTTAGTAGCGTGATTGATGTCATCTATGGTGCTGTCGAAGTTCGGCATCTCCATGCCATACTTGTCTACGTTGCATGCGGTCAAGGTGCCGTTCTCAGCCACATAAGCACGAATTCGACCCGGATCGAGAGCATCATCAGTGTCGTACTTGAGTTTCTTGAGCAAGTCCTGTTTGCCGTCGAGGTCGCGGCTGAGCATGATGAGGTTGTTGAGTTCCTTCACGAGATAGTCACTGTGGGTGGTGATCAGGACCTTCAGACCCGCATGCACGCACCGAACCAGCAAGCGGGCCATCAGAATCTGGTTGTGCGTATCGAGATGACTCTCCGGCTCATCAATGATCAGGAGATGATTGGGCCCAGCAACGTGCTGCAGAAAGAAGTACAGATCCGACAACCCTCGCGCCGAGGAAGACGCCAAGTGTAGCGGGATGCTGAACCGCCGCGGACCGCGCGCGGTCGACGTGAGCGAGATGCTGTCACCGGAGCTCTTGTAGGATGCACTCGTCAGCCGTCTCAGTTCCGTCGCCAGTTTGTGCTCGGACAGCGCACTCTTTTGGCCTCGGAGATCGGGAATACTGCGCGTGTAGTCGATATTGTCCTTTACCGGCAACGCGTATCGACTCGTCGTCCGGTCTATTACGAGGAAGGGATCGGTGTGGAGTTGGCTTCTCTCATCACTCATCTGTTGAAGCAGGTCAACGAGCTTGTTCTTCGTAAAGTCGAGCTCTCGATAGAACAGGGAGATCCCGAAACGCTCCGAACACAATATGAATGGTTCTATCTTTAGTTCGGGAAAAAGAAATCTGAAGTACAGCATCTCCAGAAAGAACAAGGCCGGACCTCTATCCATGTACTGTCCTGGCGCTGCATCTACTGACACCAAGACTTGGTCGTCTTCCCAGGACACGCGAAAGCGGGTACCTGAGGATTCACGCATCTCCGCTGTTGGGATATCTTCAGGAAGGGCGGAACTCATCTCGACTGATGCATCCTTGAATCTATCCTGTGTTGAACTGAACATCTGGGCCAATTCCGACTTCGAGAACGCGCTATCCATGTACCGCCCAACGGTCGCTCGCTGCTCTTCGAGTTCGTGCCGATCGGCCCGCACGGACGCCTGTCCTTTGTACAGGGCTGCGGCCGCCATCGAACCAATACCAGCCAATCCTTTTTCGCGCATGAGACGGACGATCGCCTCGGG encodes the following:
- a CDS encoding methyltransferase domain-containing protein encodes the protein MSAVPVERDVLSYYERYDEQGRLGRGSGALEFARMQDLIERFLPPPPGVILDVGGGPGRYACWLAVEGYQVHLVDPVPKLVEQASAASAAQPGCPLASAAVGDARSLRYGPASADAVLLMGPLYHLTDHAQRLAALREAYRVLKPGGVLVAKAINRLASLLDGFCRGFIDDPEFVDIIRRDLAKGQHRGVPGTTRYFTSAFFHRPDQLAAEVRESGFRGKGLFTVQGPAQFAPTSTRAWRTPPAGPNCST
- a CDS encoding AAA family ATPase — translated: MKFRFKNLGPIKEANLELGDLTIIAGPNNTGKTYLAYALYGFLKRWEWSPEAIVRLMREKGLAGIGSMAAAALYKGQASVRADRHELEEQRATVGRYMDSAFSKSELAQMFSSTQDRFKDASVEMSSALPEDIPTAEMRESSGTRFRVSWEDDQVLVSVDAAPGQYMDRGPALFFLEMLYFRFLFPELKIEPFILCSERFGISLFYRELDFTKNKLVDLLQQMSDERSQLHTDPFLVIDRTTSRYALPVKDNIDYTRSIPDLRGQKSALSEHKLATELRRLTSASYKSSGDSISLTSTARGPRRFSIPLHLASSSARGLSDLYFFLQHVAGPNHLLIIDEPESHLDTHNQILMARLLVRCVHAGLKVLITTHSDYLVKELNNLIMLSRDLDGKQDLLKKLKYDTDDALDPGRIRAYVAENGTLTACNVDKYGMEMPNFDSTIDDINHATNEISSRILETEGE